From a single Couchioplanes caeruleus genomic region:
- a CDS encoding quinone-dependent dihydroorotate dehydrogenase: MTIFETAVRPVLFRVGGGDAEKAHEFTLGRLAGLGSGTRALLRRRYAVSDPVEVFGVRFPNRVGLAAGMDKNGVALPAWPALGFGFVEVGTVTAKAQPGNDKPRLFRLRESEAVINRMGFNNAGAAALAERLRALGPIGVPLGISLGKSKVTPLEEAVQDYLASYELLHPYADYIAVNVSSPNTPGLRTLQDKSALAALLGALVGKVPVLVKIAPDLTEPAIAELLEVCLASGAAGVIATNTTLGREGLAGPDQARAAEAGGLSGRPLTERARKIVHFVHEETGGRLPIIGVGGIVEADDAARMFDAGASLIQLYTGFIYRGPALVRAAARARP; this comes from the coding sequence GTGACGATCTTCGAGACCGCCGTCCGCCCGGTGCTGTTCCGGGTGGGCGGCGGCGACGCCGAGAAGGCGCACGAGTTCACCCTCGGGCGCCTGGCCGGCCTCGGCTCCGGCACCCGTGCGCTGCTGCGCCGCCGGTACGCGGTCAGCGACCCGGTCGAGGTCTTCGGCGTCCGGTTCCCCAACCGGGTGGGCCTGGCGGCCGGCATGGACAAGAACGGCGTGGCGCTGCCGGCGTGGCCCGCGCTCGGCTTCGGCTTCGTCGAGGTCGGCACGGTCACCGCGAAGGCGCAGCCCGGCAACGACAAGCCCCGGCTGTTCCGGCTGCGCGAGAGCGAGGCCGTGATCAACCGGATGGGCTTCAACAACGCGGGCGCGGCGGCCCTCGCCGAGCGGCTGCGCGCGCTGGGACCGATCGGGGTCCCGCTCGGGATCTCGCTCGGCAAGTCCAAGGTGACGCCGCTGGAGGAGGCGGTCCAGGACTACCTGGCCTCCTACGAGTTGCTGCACCCGTACGCGGACTACATCGCGGTCAACGTCTCCTCGCCGAACACGCCGGGCCTGCGCACGCTGCAGGACAAGAGTGCCCTGGCGGCGCTTCTCGGTGCTCTCGTGGGCAAGGTTCCGGTGCTCGTCAAGATCGCGCCGGATCTCACCGAGCCGGCGATCGCCGAGCTGCTCGAGGTCTGCCTCGCGTCCGGCGCCGCCGGCGTGATCGCGACGAACACCACGCTCGGCCGCGAGGGTCTCGCCGGCCCGGACCAGGCTCGCGCCGCGGAGGCGGGCGGCCTCTCCGGGCGGCCGCTGACCGAGCGGGCCCGCAAGATCGTCCACTTCGTCCACGAGGAGACCGGCGGCCGGCTGCCGATCATCGGCGTGGGCGGGATCGTGGAGGCCGACGACGCGGCCCGGATGTTCGACGCCGGCGCCTCGCTGATCCAGCTCTACACCGGCTTCATCTACCGAGGCCCGGCGCTGGTCAGAGCGGCGGCCAGGGCACGCCCATGA
- a CDS encoding adenosylmethionine--8-amino-7-oxononanoate transaminase, translating into MNLLALDRAHVWHPYGPMPGRAEPYLVESAQGVRLRLADGRELVDGMSSWWAAIHGYRHPVLDAALAEQAGRMSHVMFGGLTHAPAVELCRTLVELTPDGLEHVFLADSGSVGVEVAIKMALQAQLAGGHPGRRRLATWRGGYHGDTFHPMSVCDPVGGMHSLWTGVLPAQVFAGPPPADYDEAYAAELTEMVERHAPELAAVIVEPVVQGAGGMRFHDPRYLRVLREATAAHGVLLIFDEIATGFGRTGELFAAGHAGVTPDIMCVGKALTGGYLTLAATLCTPRVAQAVSAGSAGGLAHGPTFMGNPLACAVANASIGLLTGGDWRAGVTGVERGLRAGLEPLRSAPGVIDVRVLGAIGVVQLDRPVDMAKATAAAVDAGVWLRPFRDLIYTMPPYVTGDADVALITRGIAAAVSAA; encoded by the coding sequence ATGAACCTGCTCGCTCTCGACCGGGCACACGTCTGGCATCCGTACGGGCCCATGCCCGGCCGCGCCGAGCCGTACCTGGTCGAGAGCGCGCAGGGCGTACGCCTGCGGCTCGCCGACGGCCGCGAGCTGGTCGACGGCATGTCGTCGTGGTGGGCGGCGATCCACGGCTACCGCCACCCGGTGCTCGACGCGGCGCTCGCCGAGCAGGCGGGCCGGATGAGCCACGTCATGTTCGGCGGGCTCACCCACGCGCCCGCCGTCGAGCTCTGCCGCACCCTCGTCGAGCTGACCCCGGACGGGCTGGAGCACGTGTTCCTCGCCGACTCCGGGTCGGTCGGCGTCGAGGTCGCGATCAAGATGGCGCTGCAGGCCCAGCTCGCCGGCGGCCACCCCGGCCGGCGCCGGCTCGCCACCTGGCGGGGCGGCTACCACGGCGACACGTTCCACCCGATGAGCGTCTGCGACCCGGTCGGGGGCATGCACTCGCTGTGGACGGGCGTGCTGCCGGCCCAGGTCTTCGCCGGGCCGCCCCCGGCGGACTACGACGAGGCGTACGCGGCCGAGCTCACCGAGATGGTCGAGCGGCACGCGCCCGAGCTGGCCGCGGTCATCGTCGAGCCCGTCGTGCAGGGCGCGGGCGGAATGCGGTTCCACGACCCGCGGTACCTGCGGGTCCTCCGCGAGGCCACCGCGGCGCACGGGGTCCTGCTCATCTTCGACGAGATCGCGACGGGCTTCGGGCGCACCGGGGAGCTCTTCGCCGCGGGTCACGCCGGGGTGACACCCGACATCATGTGCGTCGGCAAGGCGCTGACCGGGGGATACCTGACGCTCGCCGCGACGCTGTGCACGCCGCGGGTCGCGCAGGCGGTGAGCGCCGGCAGCGCGGGCGGCCTCGCGCACGGTCCCACGTTCATGGGCAACCCGCTCGCCTGTGCCGTCGCAAACGCCTCCATCGGGCTGCTGACGGGCGGGGACTGGCGGGCCGGGGTGACGGGCGTGGAGCGGGGTCTGCGCGCCGGTCTGGAGCCGCTGAGGAGCGCGCCCGGTGTCATCGACGTCCGCGTCCTGGGCGCCATCGGCGTGGTCCAGCTGGACCGGCCCGTCGACATGGCGAAGGCGACCGCGGCCGCCGTGGACGCGGGGGTGTGGCTGCGCCCGTTCCGCGACCTGATCTACACGATGCCGCCGTACGTCACCGGCGACGCCGACGTCGCCCTCATCACCCGCGGGATCGCCGCGGCCGTGTCGGCCGCCTGA
- the carB gene encoding carbamoyl-phosphate synthase large subunit, which translates to MAKRTDLRHVLVIGSGPIVIGQACEFDYSGTQACRVLRAEGLRVSLVNSNPATIMTDPEFADATYVEPITPEFVEMVIAKERPDALLATLGGQTALNTAVALHENGVLDKYGVELIGANIDAIRRGEDRQLFKDIVAKAGGDTPRSRVCHSMDEVRSTVAELGLPVVIRPSFTMGGLGSGMAHTDEDLERIAGSGLAASPVHEVLIEESVLGWKEYELELMRDRNDNVVIVCSIENLDPMGVHTGDSVTVAPAMTLTDREYQRMRDLGIAVLREVGVDTGGCNIQFAINPADGRLVVIEMNPRVSRSSALASKATGFPIAKIAAKLAIGYTLDEIPNDITLKTPAAFEPALDYVVVKIPRFAFEKFPGADGELTTTMKSVGEAMSLGRNFSEALNKAMRSMETKATGFWTAPTFEDADAALEALRTPHDGRLYTVEAALRLGASVEQVHEASGGIDPWFLDEIQALVDLRAEILAAPVLDEVLLRRAKRAGLSDRQLAALRPELAGEDGVRTLRHRLGIRPVYKTVDTCAAEFEANTPYHYSSYDEETEVAPSDRPKVLILGSGPNRIGQGIEFDYSCVHAVMALKGEYETVMVNCNPETVSTDYDTADRLYFEPLTFEDVLEVFHSEDSSGKAAGGPGVVGVIVQLGGQTPLGLAQRLKDAGVPIVGTSPESIDLAEDRGAFGSVLAKAGLRSPEHGTATSFEEAKAIADEIGYPVLVRPSYVLGGRGMEIVYDEPTLADYIARATEISPDHPVLVDRFLDDAIEIDVDALCDATGEVYLGGVMEHIEEAGIHSGDSSCSLPPVTLAGSHLAEVRRYTEAIARGVGVRGLLNVQYALKDDTLYVLEANPRASRTVPFVSKATAVPLAKAAARIMLGATVQELRDEGMLLRSRDGGETPEHAPIAIKEAVLPFKRFRTPAGKGVDSLLGPEMKSTGEVMGIDPGFGPAFAKSQAAAYGSLPTSGKVFVSVANRDKRSMIFPIKRLADLGFTIVTTAGTGEVLRRHGIECEIVPKHFESPGRNAVALIGAGEIALIINTPQGSGASARSDGYEIRSAAVTHDIPSITTVPGAAAAVMGIEALMRGEMSVRPLQELHAALRESE; encoded by the coding sequence ATGGCCAAGCGCACTGATCTGCGGCACGTGCTCGTGATCGGCTCCGGCCCGATCGTGATCGGGCAGGCCTGCGAGTTCGACTACTCCGGCACCCAGGCCTGCCGGGTGCTGCGCGCCGAGGGGCTGCGCGTCTCCCTGGTCAACTCCAACCCCGCGACGATCATGACGGACCCGGAGTTCGCCGACGCCACGTACGTCGAGCCGATCACGCCCGAGTTCGTCGAGATGGTCATCGCCAAGGAGCGCCCCGACGCGCTGCTCGCCACGCTGGGCGGCCAGACCGCGCTGAACACCGCGGTCGCCCTGCACGAGAACGGCGTGCTCGACAAGTACGGCGTCGAGCTGATCGGCGCGAACATCGACGCCATCCGCCGCGGCGAGGACCGCCAGCTGTTCAAGGACATCGTCGCCAAGGCCGGCGGCGACACCCCGCGCAGCCGGGTCTGCCACTCGATGGACGAGGTCCGCTCGACCGTCGCCGAGCTGGGCCTGCCCGTGGTGATCCGGCCGTCGTTCACGATGGGCGGCCTCGGCTCCGGCATGGCGCACACCGACGAGGACCTCGAGCGCATCGCCGGCTCCGGTCTGGCCGCCTCCCCGGTGCACGAGGTGCTGATCGAGGAGAGCGTGCTCGGCTGGAAGGAGTACGAGCTCGAGCTGATGCGCGACCGCAACGACAACGTCGTGATCGTCTGCTCGATCGAGAACCTCGACCCGATGGGCGTGCACACCGGCGACAGCGTCACCGTCGCACCGGCGATGACCCTGACCGACCGTGAGTACCAGCGCATGCGCGACCTCGGCATCGCGGTGCTGCGCGAGGTCGGCGTCGACACCGGCGGCTGCAACATCCAGTTCGCGATCAACCCGGCCGACGGGCGCCTGGTCGTCATCGAGATGAACCCGCGGGTGTCGCGCTCGTCCGCGCTGGCGTCCAAGGCCACCGGCTTCCCGATCGCGAAGATCGCCGCGAAGCTGGCCATCGGTTACACGCTGGACGAGATCCCGAACGACATCACGCTCAAGACCCCGGCGGCCTTCGAGCCGGCGCTGGACTACGTGGTCGTCAAGATCCCGCGGTTCGCGTTCGAGAAGTTCCCCGGCGCCGACGGCGAGCTGACCACCACGATGAAGTCGGTCGGCGAGGCGATGAGCCTGGGCCGCAACTTCAGCGAGGCGCTCAACAAGGCGATGCGCTCGATGGAGACCAAGGCGACCGGCTTCTGGACGGCGCCGACCTTCGAGGACGCCGACGCCGCGCTCGAGGCGCTGCGCACCCCGCACGACGGCCGGCTCTACACAGTGGAGGCGGCGCTGCGGCTCGGCGCGAGCGTCGAGCAGGTGCACGAGGCCAGCGGTGGTATCGACCCCTGGTTCCTCGACGAGATCCAGGCCCTGGTCGACCTGCGTGCCGAGATCCTCGCCGCGCCGGTGCTCGACGAGGTGCTGCTGCGCCGCGCCAAGCGCGCCGGGCTCTCGGACCGCCAGCTCGCCGCGCTGCGCCCCGAGCTCGCGGGCGAGGACGGGGTGCGCACGCTGCGGCACCGCCTGGGCATCCGGCCGGTCTACAAGACGGTCGACACGTGCGCCGCCGAGTTCGAGGCCAACACGCCGTACCACTACTCCTCGTACGACGAGGAGACCGAGGTGGCACCGTCGGACCGGCCCAAGGTGCTGATCCTGGGCTCGGGGCCGAACCGCATCGGGCAGGGCATCGAGTTCGACTACTCGTGCGTGCACGCGGTCATGGCGCTCAAGGGCGAGTACGAGACCGTCATGGTCAACTGCAACCCGGAGACCGTCTCCACCGACTACGACACCGCGGACCGGCTGTACTTCGAGCCGCTCACCTTCGAGGACGTGCTCGAGGTCTTCCACTCCGAGGACTCCTCCGGCAAGGCGGCCGGCGGCCCCGGCGTCGTCGGCGTCATCGTCCAGCTCGGCGGGCAGACCCCGCTCGGCCTGGCCCAGCGACTCAAGGACGCCGGCGTGCCGATCGTGGGCACCTCGCCGGAGTCCATCGACCTGGCCGAGGACCGGGGCGCGTTCGGCTCGGTGCTGGCCAAGGCCGGGCTGCGCTCGCCCGAGCACGGCACCGCCACCTCCTTCGAGGAGGCCAAGGCGATCGCCGACGAGATCGGCTACCCGGTGCTGGTGCGGCCCTCGTACGTGCTCGGCGGCCGCGGCATGGAGATCGTCTACGACGAGCCGACGCTGGCCGACTACATCGCCCGGGCCACGGAGATCTCGCCGGACCACCCGGTGCTGGTCGACCGGTTCCTGGACGACGCGATCGAGATCGACGTGGACGCGCTCTGCGACGCGACCGGGGAGGTCTACCTCGGCGGCGTGATGGAGCACATCGAGGAGGCCGGCATCCACTCCGGCGACTCCTCCTGCTCGCTGCCCCCGGTCACGCTGGCCGGTTCGCACCTGGCCGAGGTACGCCGCTACACCGAGGCGATCGCCCGCGGCGTGGGGGTGCGCGGCCTGCTCAACGTCCAGTACGCGCTCAAGGACGACACCCTGTACGTCCTCGAGGCCAACCCGCGCGCCTCGCGGACCGTCCCGTTCGTCTCCAAGGCGACGGCGGTCCCGCTGGCGAAGGCGGCGGCCCGGATCATGCTCGGTGCCACCGTGCAGGAGCTGCGCGACGAGGGCATGCTGCTGCGCAGCCGCGACGGCGGCGAGACCCCGGAGCACGCGCCGATCGCGATCAAGGAAGCGGTGCTGCCGTTCAAGCGGTTCCGCACGCCCGCCGGCAAGGGGGTGGACAGCCTGCTCGGCCCCGAGATGAAGTCCACCGGCGAGGTCATGGGCATCGACCCCGGCTTCGGCCCGGCGTTCGCCAAGTCGCAGGCCGCCGCGTACGGCTCCCTGCCGACCAGCGGCAAGGTCTTCGTCTCGGTGGCCAACCGGGACAAGCGCTCGATGATCTTCCCGATCAAGCGCCTCGCCGACCTGGGCTTCACGATCGTCACCACCGCCGGCACCGGTGAGGTGCTGCGCCGGCACGGCATCGAGTGCGAGATCGTCCCCAAGCACTTCGAGAGCCCGGGACGCAACGCGGTGGCGCTGATCGGCGCGGGGGAGATCGCGCTGATCATCAACACCCCGCAGGGCTCCGGGGCGAGCGCCCGCTCGGACGGCTACGAGATCCGCAGCGCGGCGGTCACCCACGACATCCCGAGCATCACGACGGTGCCGGGCGCGGCCGCCGCGGTGATGGGCATCGAGGCGCTCATGCGCGGCGAGATGTCCGTACGCCCGCTGCAGGAGTTGCACGCCGCCCTGCGGGAGAGCGAGTGA